A single Pristis pectinata isolate sPriPec2 chromosome 6, sPriPec2.1.pri, whole genome shotgun sequence DNA region contains:
- the tatdn2 gene encoding LOW QUALITY PROTEIN: putative deoxyribonuclease TATDN2 (The sequence of the model RefSeq protein was modified relative to this genomic sequence to represent the inferred CDS: inserted 1 base in 1 codon), with product MPAITKDCRKTKENSCQETTHVGCSSRYSSQQRETDAENNSVEQKWKGGLKASEENVDERLNPKLVSVNVAMNIRTSMKERSNDLPENEIVGYKKLNSDDDASFGSDWSDVEDPTLIATFSQGDSSPTINLENSKSDTPLNTKYIPQPPLMYSTPSYPHSKNWSSPQTPQRPLLPSSFNDDCCYHNFRDDETEPFPTHSKQFLQGSQSVNCNNLSFESLGYSPHQFEHSNNMDFSKGSFNSSFEDSESLDDNWRLNYQREGFVDTHCHLDFLYSKLSFKGTFAKFMKVYDSTFPAEFHGCITDFCDPRSLVVGNLWESLLEEPLVWGAFGCHPHFARYYTNLQEGAIIQALRHPKAVAFGEMGLDYSYKCSTDIAKQKQVFERQLKLAVALKKPLVIHCRDADQDLFEIMKIHVPXNYRIHRHCFTGSYEVIEPFLQEFSNLSVGFTALITYPTAGVTKEAVRKIPMERIVVETDAPYFLPRGVSKGVCTHSHPGLGLYTVMEIARLKAMKLSKVLYALRKNTHDLYGI from the exons ATGCCAGCTATAACGAAAGATTGCAGGAAAACCAAAGAAAACAGTTGTCAGGAAACAACTCATGTGGGTTGTTCTTCTCGGTACAGCAGTCAACAACGAGAAACTGATGCTGAAAATAATTCTGTGGAGCAAAAATGGAAAGGTGGATTAAAGGCCAGTGAAGAAAACGTGGATGAAAGACTAAACCCTAAGCTGGTGTCTGTTAATGTAGCTATGAATATCAGGACAAGTATGAAAGAAAGAAGCAATGATCTTCCAGAAAATGAGATTGTTGGCTACAAG aaactgAACTCTGATGACGATGCATCCTTTGGAAGTGACTGGTCCGATGTTGAAGATCCCACTCTAATAGCTACTTTTTCACAAGGAGATTCCAGTCCAACAATTAACCTGGAAAATTCCAAATCTGATACTCCATTGAACACCAAATATATTCCACAACCACCTCTCATGTATTCTACCCCTTCCTATCCACATTCAAAAAATTGGTCAAGCCCCCAAACTCCTCAGCGACCTTTGCTACCCAGCAGTTTTAATGATGACTGCTGTTATCATAACTTCCGTGATGATGAAACAGAACCTTTTCCAACACAttcaaaacaatttttacaaggttCACAGTCTGTTAATTGCAATAACTTGTCTTTTGAGTCATTAGGTTATTCACCACATCAGTTTGAACATAGTAataacatggattttagtaaaggtTCCTTCAACTCATCATTTGAAGATTCAGAAAGTTTGGATGATAATTGGAGACTGAATTACCAAAGGGAAGGCTTTGTGGACACACATTGCCATCTGGACTTTTTATACTCTAAGTTATCCTTCAAGGGAACTTTTGCAAAGTTTATGAAAGTTTATGACAGCACGTTTCCAGCTGAATTTCATGGCTGTATCACTGATTTCTGTGACCCTCGTAGTCTAGTTGTTGGGAACTTGTGGGAAAGTTTACTGGAAGAACCTCTTGTCTGGGGTGCTTTTGGCTGCCATCCACATTTTGCCCGTTACTACACAAATTTACAAGAAGGCGCAATTATCCAAGCACTGAGACATCCGAAAGCTGTTGCTTTTGGAGAGATGGGTTTGGACTATTCATATAAGTGTTCAACAGACATCGCTAAACAAAAACAG GTCTTTGAGAGGCAGCTAAAGCTTGCGGTGGCATTAAAGAAGCCACTCGTCATCCACTGCAGGGACGCTGATCAAGATCTTTTTGAGATAATGAAAATCCATGTGC AGAACTACAGAATTCATAG gCATTGCTTCACAGGCTCTTATGAGGTGATTGAACCATTTCTACAGGAATTTTCAAATTTATCTGTTGGATTCACTGCCTTGATCACCTATCCAACTGCTGGTGTGACCAAGGAGGCTGTCAGAAAAATCCCAATGGAACGGATTGTTGTGGAGACTGATGCGCCATACTTCTTACCAAGAGGG GTCTCCAAAGGGGTTTGTACCCATTCCCATCCAGGACTTGGCTTGTACACTGTAATGGAAATTGCAAGGCTGAAAGCGATGAAACTGTCCAAAGTTCTTTATGCACTGAGAAAAAATACCCATGATCTATATGGAATATAA